From Triticum aestivum cultivar Chinese Spring chromosome 4A, IWGSC CS RefSeq v2.1, whole genome shotgun sequence, a single genomic window includes:
- the LOC123086869 gene encoding 4-coumarate--CoA ligase-like 7, with product MSSALAERSGAIDARTGYRATTRSFVSLRPPLPLPPADAPLTFPAFALSLLPSPLPAHPALLDAATGEAVSYPAFLSQVRALVGALRSRAVPLGRGDVAFVLAPARLDVPVLYFALLAVGVVVSPANPALTAGEVARLVALSGASVAFAVSSTAAKLPAGLPTILLDSPHFRSLLHSDQGENDPAPLDTGAVCQSATATIQYSSGTTGRVKAAALPHRSFIAQAAGFHARHVRPRKVNERTLMGAPMFHSMGFFFALNGLAQGLTTVVMTDAATRAGLRGMLEAAQRWEVTEMTVAPPVVLGMTKDRCRLTSLVRVVCGGAPLPTSVAEQFRRRFPHVDLCMGYGSTEAGGISLMIDRDECSRVGSAGRISHNVEVKIVDIVTGEPLPVGRKGELCVRGPSIMTGYVGDDGANTAAFDSEGWLKTGDLCYIDEDGFLFVVDRLKELIKYKAYQVAPAELELVLQSLPEIMDAAVMPYPHEEAGEIPMALVVRQPGSKVTEAQVMEHVAKQVAPYKKVRKVVFVDSIPKSPAGKILRRQLSDHMQPCHVSRL from the exons ATGTCCAGCGCCCTCGCCGAACGCAGCGGCGCCATCGACGCCCGCACCGGCTACCGCGCAACCACCAGGTCCTTCGTCAGCCTccgcccgccgctgccgctgccgccggcggACGCCCCGCTCACATTCCCGGCCTTCGCGCTGTCGCTGCTGCCGTCCCCTCTCCCCGCGCACCCCGCGCTCCTCGACGCCGCCACCGGCGAGGCCGTCTCCTACCCGGCGTTCCTGTCCCAGGTGCGCGCGCTCGTGGGCGCCCTGCGATCGCGCGCGGTCCCGCTCGGCCGCGGCGACGTGGCCTTCGTCCTCGCCCCCGCGCGCCTCGACGTGCCCGTGCTCTACTTCGCGCTCCTCGCCGTCGGCGTCGTCGTGTCCCCGGCCAACCCGGCCCTCACCGCCGGCGAGGTCGCGCGCCTCGTCGCCCTGTCCGGCGCGTCCGTCGCCTTCGCCGTCTCCTCCACCGCCGCCAAGCTCCCCGCCGGCCTCCCCACCATCCTCCTCGACTCCCCGCACTTCCGCTCCCTCCTGCACAGCGACCAAGGGGAGAACGACCCGGCGCCGCTTGACACCGGAGCAGTGTGCCAGTCGGCGACGGCGACGATCCAGTACTCCTCCGGCACGACAGGGCGGGTGAAGGCGGCGGCGCTGCCGCACCGGAGCTTCATCGCGCAGGCGGCGGGGTTCCATGCCCGGCACGTGAGGCCGCGGAAGGTCAACGAGAGGACTCTGATGGGCGCTCCCATGTTCCACTCCATGGGTTTCTTCTTCGCGCTGAACGGGCTGGCGCAGGGGCTTACCACCGTCGTGATGACGGACGCGGCCACCCGGGCGGGGTTAAGGGGGATGCTGGAGGCGGCGCAGCGGTGGGAGGTCACGGAGATGACGGTGGCGCCTCCCGTGGTGCTGGGGATGACGAAGGACCGATGCCGGCTGACGAGTCTGGTGCGGGTGGTCTGCGGCGGCGCCCCTCTGCCGACGTCGGTGGCGGAGCAGTTCCGCCGGCGTTTCCCTCACGTGGATCTGTGCATG GGTTATGGCTCGACGGAGGCCGGAGGCATATCCTTGATGATCGACCGGGACGAGTGCTCCCGCGTAGGCTCTGCCGGCCGTATCTCCCACAACGTCGAGGTGAAGATCGTCGACATCGTCACCGGCGAGCCCTTGCCGGTCGGGCGGAAAGGGGAGCTGTGCGTGAGAGGTCCTTCCATCATGACAG GTTACGTCGGCGACGACGGGGCGAACACGGCCGCGTTCGATTCGGAAGGCTGGCTCAAGACCGGCGACCTTTGCTACATTGATGAGGATGGGTTTCTGTTCGTGGTTGATAGGCTCAAGGAGCTCATCAAGTACAAGGCCTATCAG GTCGCGCCTGCAGAGCTGGAGCTTGTCCTGCAATCGTTGCCGGAAATTATGGATGCTGCAGTTATGCC GTATCCTCACGAAGAGGCGGGAGAGATACCCATGGCGCTCGTGGTGAGGCAGCCCGGGAGCAAGGTCACGGAGGCGCAGGTCATGGAGCACGTGGCGAAGCAGGTGGCGCCGTACAAGAAGGTCCGCAAGGTGGTGTTCGTCGACTCCATCCCCAAATCGCCGGCCGGGAAGATCTTGAGGAGGCAGTTGTCAGACCATATGCAGCCTTGCCATGTGTCCAGACTGTGA